The following are from one region of the Strix uralensis isolate ZFMK-TIS-50842 chromosome 4, bStrUra1, whole genome shotgun sequence genome:
- the ZNF410 gene encoding zinc finger protein 410, which yields MLSDELESKPELLVQFVQNTSIPLGQGLVESEPKDITCLSLLPVTETSECNRLMLPDDERDLTSPSHTNSSKDVSSSAVLRSLQVNVGPDGEETRAQNVQKPSELLSTPETSSLLQDLQPSDSTSFILLNLTRAGLGSPAEHLVFVQDEAEDSGNDFLSHDSTDSSTPWFLRVQELAHDSLIAATRAQLAKNAKASNNGENVHLCSGDGQPKDSSPIPHLSRVERKLKCTVEGCDRTFVWPAHFKYHLKTHRNDRSFTCPAEGCGKSFYVLQRLKVHMRTHNGEKPFVCTELGCGKQFTTAGNLKNHLRIHTGEKPFLCEAQGCGRSFAEYSSLRKHLVVHSGVKPHQCQICGKTFSQSGSRNVHMRKHHSRIGTAGSREREQPESLMGSSLLEESTVHSKNLISMNSQPSLGVESLHLPDTESIIGVEEGETSCSFFRPLICGD from the exons CTGCTGGTTCAGTTTGTTCAGAATACTTCTATTCCACTGGGGCAAGGGCTGGTGGAATCCGAACCAAAAGACATCACctgtctttctctccttcctgttACTGAGACCTCAGAATGCAACAGACTCATGTTGCCAG ATGATGAAAGAGATCTCACTTCTCCAAGTCATACCAATTCTTCCAAAGATGTTTCTTCATCTGCTGTCTTGAGAAGTCTCCAGGTAAATGTGGGCCCTGATGGAGAGGAAACAAGGGCACAGAATGTACAGAAACCATCTGAACTTCTGTCAACTCCAGAGACTTCCAGTTTATTGCAAGACCTCCAGCCCAGTGACAGCACTTCATTTATTCTTCTCAACCTAACAAGAGCAG GGCTGGGGTCTCCAGCAGAGCACTTGGTGTTTGTTCAAGATGAAGCAGAAGATTCTGGGAATGATTTTCTCTCTCATGATAGCACAGACAGCAGTACCCCGTGGTTCCTACGAGTGCAAGAATTGGCCCATGACAGTTTAATTGCTGCCACTCGGGCACAGCTTGCCAAGAATGCCAAAGCAAGCAATAATG GTGAAAATGTTCATCTGTGCTCAGGAGATGGGCAGCCGAAAGACTCTAGCCCAATTCCTCATTTATCTCGCGTGGAAAGGAAGCTGAAGTGCACAGTTGAGGGCTGCGATCGGACATTTGTGTGGCCAGCTCACTTCAAGTATCATCTGAAAACACACCG GAATGACCGCTCCTTCACCTGCCCAGCAGAAGGCTGTGGAAAAAGTTTCTATGTCTTACAGAGGCTGAAGGTGCACATGAGAACTCATAATGGTGAAAAACCCTTCGTGTGCACAGAGCTGGGCTGCGGGAAACAGTTCACGACAGCTGGAAATCTGAAGAACCACCTACGAATTCACACTG GGGAAAAACCCTTTCTGTGTGAGGCACAGGGATGCGGTCGCTCCTTTGCCGAATACTCCAGCCTTCGGAAACATTTGGTTGTCCACTCAG GAGTGAAGCCCCATCAGTGCCAAATTTGTGGGAAGACGTTTTCCCAGAGTGGTAGCAGAAATGTGCATATGAGGAAACACCACTCCCGAATTGGAACAGCTGGTAGCAGAGAGCGAGAACAGCCAG agTCACTGATGGGCAGCAGTTTGCTGGAAGAATCTACAGTGCATAGTAAGAATCTCATCTCCATGAACTCTCAACCCAGCCTTGGTGTTGAGTCTCTGCACCTGCCAGACACTGAGTCTATTATTGGAGTAGAGGAGGGTGAGACCAGCTGCTCTTTTTTCCGCCCTCTTATATGTGGTGACTGA
- the FAM161B gene encoding protein FAM161B isoform X1, which yields MGGRRSPLEPGLPHQAKLRGDLGVSEEDEEFESFRQEAAVLRDKLWEALSYTSGNKRQSSSLIDLTSGSTWDQQKPYLFPKSRLRPKSASSPWIPSITIPQPFKMTLREARKKSQLMKSYMFLELDKQRDKRQSQDEAECQKQFRAQPVPAHVFLPLYQELMEQNETRRQIATQKRKELLLSTQRPFSFLEKEEKKKEAIRQKFLTAATPNESSKQKQTSKKVPKSTYDALLGDKLKEAELYREIRIQMRAKDLLELSVAPIDTSNCRRAPQSRTATKTKQERLGFLQDKSFSFKPRTNPTIPDFEGLYWAFQREAVRRQEIKEATRNKPFKLRTSNLRGRQRQANEKIKDSQQLSKVSMQKCHSLTGLSSLSSNTLPVHITDATRKRESAIRYSQDNKKEGDKEGIYWLEKQKKKCQAIRKSVNSRAKALDPHKSLEETHKEKLKQNWQNMRERTKEYRKELEEMQLRVKNRPYLFEQVTKRDARQGAERRYRHTLQQVGLSEEFVRKKGKDATDLLEEESDIPRALKPRGEKDNCTVQEGEPQEEQSGKEMATRCVSFHLRHLNPFLLML from the exons ATGGGAGGCCGGCGGTCTCCATTAGAACCGGGCTTACCGCACCAGGCAAAGTTAAGGGGTGACCTCGGGGTATCCGAAGAGGATGAGGAGTTCGAGAGTTTCAGGCAGGAGGCGGCAGTCCTGCGTGACAAGCTGTGGGAGGCTCTCAG TTATACATCTGGTAACAAAAGGCAGTCCAGTTCTTTGATCGACCTCACCTCGGGCAGTACCTGGGATCAGCAAAAGCCTTACTTGTTTCCTAAATCCCGCTTGAGGCCAAAAAGCGCTTCATCTCCATGGATTCCTTCCATCACCATCCCTCAGCCTTTCAAAATGACGCTGCGGGAAGCTCGCAAAAAGTCCCAGTTGATGAAGTCATACATGTTTCTTGAACTAGACAAACAGAGAGACAAAAGGCAAAGCCAGGATGAAGCTGAATGTCAGAAACAATTCCGGGCACAGCCTGTACCTGCCCACGTGTTTCTGCCCCTTTATCAGGAATTAATGGAGCAAAATGAGACTCGCAGGCAAAtagcaacacagaaaagaaaggagctgCTACTTTCAACCCAGCGGCCCTTCAGTTTcctggagaaggaggaaaaaaagaaagaagctatcAGACAAAAGTTCCTGACAGCAGCAACCCCAAATGAGAGCTCCAAACAGAAGCAAACAAGTAAAAAAGTTCCAAAATCTACTTATGACGCACTTCTTGGAGATAAACTCAAAG AAGCTGAACTCTACAGAGAAATCCGCATTCAGATGAGAGCGAAGGATTTGCTTGAGCTCTCCGTAGCTCCTATAGATACTAGCAACTGTCGGAGGGCGCCTCAGTCCCGAACTGCCACTAAAACTAAGCAGGAAAGACTTGGCTTCTTGCAGGATAAAAGTTTCAGCTTCAAGCCAAGAACTAATCCAACAATACCGGATTTTGAAGGACTTTACTGGGCATTTCAGAGGGAAGCAGTAAGGAGACAAGAAATCAAAGAGGCAACTCGTAATAAGCCATTCAAGTTAAGAACTTCCAATCTCCGtggcaggcagaggcaggctaATGAAAAGATAAAG GATTCTCAGCAACTTTCCAAGGTTTCAATGCAAAAATGTCATTCTCTCACCGgactttcttctctctcttccaacACCCTTCCAGTGCATATTACAGATGCAACTAGAAAAAGGGAATCTGCTATTAG ATACTCTCAAGATAACAAAAAGGAAGGGGACAAAGAAGGAATTTATTggctggagaaacagaaaaagaaatgtcaagcTATCCGAAAGTCAGTGAACAGCCGAGCAAAAGCCCTGGATCCACATAAAAGTCTGGAAGAAACACACAAGGAGAAGTTGAAACAGAACTG GCAAAATATGAGAGAGAGAACAAAGGAATACAGAAAGGAGCTGGAAGAAATGCAGCTGCGAGTCAAGAACAGACCATACCTCTTTGAACAGGTCACCAAG CGTGATGCTCGTCAAGGAGCAGAGCGTCGCTACAGACACACCCTCCAGCAGGTTGGGCTAAGCGAAGAATTTgtaaggaaaaaagggaaagatgccACTGACTTGCTGGAAGAAGAATCTGACATTCCCAG AGCGCTGAAGCCTCGGGGTGAAAAGGACAACTGTACTGTACAGGAAGGAGAACCTCAAGAGGAACAGAGTGGAAAGGAAATGGCAAC ACGCTGTGTCTCTTTTCATCTTCGTCATCTCAATCCATTTCTCCTTATGCTGTAA
- the FAM161B gene encoding protein FAM161B isoform X2 — MGGRRSPLEPGLPHQAKLRGDLGVSEEDEEFESFRQEAAVLRDKLWEALSYTSGNKRQSSSLIDLTSGSTWDQQKPYLFPKSRLRPKSASSPWIPSITIPQPFKMTLREARKKSQLMKSYMFLELDKQRDKRQSQDEAECQKQFRAQPVPAHVFLPLYQELMEQNETRRQIATQKRKELLLSTQRPFSFLEKEEKKKEAIRQKFLTAATPNESSKQKQTSKKVPKSTYDALLGDKLKEAELYREIRIQMRAKDLLELSVAPIDTSNCRRAPQSRTATKTKQERLGFLQDKSFSFKPRTNPTIPDFEGLYWAFQREAVRRQEIKEATRNKPFKLRTSNLRGRQRQANEKIKDSQQLSKVSMQKCHSLTGLSSLSSNTLPVHITDATRKRESAIRYSQDNKKEGDKEGIYWLEKQKKKCQAIRKSVNSRAKALDPHKSLEETHKEKLKQNWQNMRERTKEYRKELEEMQLRVKNRPYLFEQVTKRDARQGAERRYRHTLQQVGLSEEFVRKKGKDATDLLEEESDIPSCK, encoded by the exons ATGGGAGGCCGGCGGTCTCCATTAGAACCGGGCTTACCGCACCAGGCAAAGTTAAGGGGTGACCTCGGGGTATCCGAAGAGGATGAGGAGTTCGAGAGTTTCAGGCAGGAGGCGGCAGTCCTGCGTGACAAGCTGTGGGAGGCTCTCAG TTATACATCTGGTAACAAAAGGCAGTCCAGTTCTTTGATCGACCTCACCTCGGGCAGTACCTGGGATCAGCAAAAGCCTTACTTGTTTCCTAAATCCCGCTTGAGGCCAAAAAGCGCTTCATCTCCATGGATTCCTTCCATCACCATCCCTCAGCCTTTCAAAATGACGCTGCGGGAAGCTCGCAAAAAGTCCCAGTTGATGAAGTCATACATGTTTCTTGAACTAGACAAACAGAGAGACAAAAGGCAAAGCCAGGATGAAGCTGAATGTCAGAAACAATTCCGGGCACAGCCTGTACCTGCCCACGTGTTTCTGCCCCTTTATCAGGAATTAATGGAGCAAAATGAGACTCGCAGGCAAAtagcaacacagaaaagaaaggagctgCTACTTTCAACCCAGCGGCCCTTCAGTTTcctggagaaggaggaaaaaaagaaagaagctatcAGACAAAAGTTCCTGACAGCAGCAACCCCAAATGAGAGCTCCAAACAGAAGCAAACAAGTAAAAAAGTTCCAAAATCTACTTATGACGCACTTCTTGGAGATAAACTCAAAG AAGCTGAACTCTACAGAGAAATCCGCATTCAGATGAGAGCGAAGGATTTGCTTGAGCTCTCCGTAGCTCCTATAGATACTAGCAACTGTCGGAGGGCGCCTCAGTCCCGAACTGCCACTAAAACTAAGCAGGAAAGACTTGGCTTCTTGCAGGATAAAAGTTTCAGCTTCAAGCCAAGAACTAATCCAACAATACCGGATTTTGAAGGACTTTACTGGGCATTTCAGAGGGAAGCAGTAAGGAGACAAGAAATCAAAGAGGCAACTCGTAATAAGCCATTCAAGTTAAGAACTTCCAATCTCCGtggcaggcagaggcaggctaATGAAAAGATAAAG GATTCTCAGCAACTTTCCAAGGTTTCAATGCAAAAATGTCATTCTCTCACCGgactttcttctctctcttccaacACCCTTCCAGTGCATATTACAGATGCAACTAGAAAAAGGGAATCTGCTATTAG ATACTCTCAAGATAACAAAAAGGAAGGGGACAAAGAAGGAATTTATTggctggagaaacagaaaaagaaatgtcaagcTATCCGAAAGTCAGTGAACAGCCGAGCAAAAGCCCTGGATCCACATAAAAGTCTGGAAGAAACACACAAGGAGAAGTTGAAACAGAACTG GCAAAATATGAGAGAGAGAACAAAGGAATACAGAAAGGAGCTGGAAGAAATGCAGCTGCGAGTCAAGAACAGACCATACCTCTTTGAACAGGTCACCAAG CGTGATGCTCGTCAAGGAGCAGAGCGTCGCTACAGACACACCCTCCAGCAGGTTGGGCTAAGCGAAGAATTTgtaaggaaaaaagggaaagatgccACTGACTTGCTGGAAGAAGAATCTGACATTCCCAG CTGCAAGTAA
- the FAM161B gene encoding protein FAM161B isoform X3, whose translation MGGRRSPLEPGLPHQAKLRGDLGVSEEDEEFESFRQEAAVLRDKLWEALSYTSGNKRQSSSLIDLTSGSTWDQQKPYLFPKSRLRPKSASSPWIPSITIPQPFKMTLREARKKSQLMKSYMFLELDKQRDKRQSQDEAECQKQFRAQPVPAHVFLPLYQELMEQNETRRQIATQKRKELLLSTQRPFSFLEKEEKKKEAIRQKFLTAATPNESSKQKQTSKKVPKSTYDALLGDKLKEAELYREIRIQMRAKDLLELSVAPIDTSNCRRAPQSRTATKTKQERLGFLQDKSFSFKPRTNPTIPDFEGLYWAFQREAVRRQEIKEATRNKPFKLRTSNLRGRQRQANEKIKDSQQLSKVSMQKCHSLTGLSSLSSNTLPVHITDATRKRESAIRYSQDNKKEGDKEGIYWLEKQKKKCQAIRKSVNSRAKALDPHKSLEETHKEKLKQNWQNMRERTKEYRKELEEMQLRVKNRPYLFEQVTKECQP comes from the exons ATGGGAGGCCGGCGGTCTCCATTAGAACCGGGCTTACCGCACCAGGCAAAGTTAAGGGGTGACCTCGGGGTATCCGAAGAGGATGAGGAGTTCGAGAGTTTCAGGCAGGAGGCGGCAGTCCTGCGTGACAAGCTGTGGGAGGCTCTCAG TTATACATCTGGTAACAAAAGGCAGTCCAGTTCTTTGATCGACCTCACCTCGGGCAGTACCTGGGATCAGCAAAAGCCTTACTTGTTTCCTAAATCCCGCTTGAGGCCAAAAAGCGCTTCATCTCCATGGATTCCTTCCATCACCATCCCTCAGCCTTTCAAAATGACGCTGCGGGAAGCTCGCAAAAAGTCCCAGTTGATGAAGTCATACATGTTTCTTGAACTAGACAAACAGAGAGACAAAAGGCAAAGCCAGGATGAAGCTGAATGTCAGAAACAATTCCGGGCACAGCCTGTACCTGCCCACGTGTTTCTGCCCCTTTATCAGGAATTAATGGAGCAAAATGAGACTCGCAGGCAAAtagcaacacagaaaagaaaggagctgCTACTTTCAACCCAGCGGCCCTTCAGTTTcctggagaaggaggaaaaaaagaaagaagctatcAGACAAAAGTTCCTGACAGCAGCAACCCCAAATGAGAGCTCCAAACAGAAGCAAACAAGTAAAAAAGTTCCAAAATCTACTTATGACGCACTTCTTGGAGATAAACTCAAAG AAGCTGAACTCTACAGAGAAATCCGCATTCAGATGAGAGCGAAGGATTTGCTTGAGCTCTCCGTAGCTCCTATAGATACTAGCAACTGTCGGAGGGCGCCTCAGTCCCGAACTGCCACTAAAACTAAGCAGGAAAGACTTGGCTTCTTGCAGGATAAAAGTTTCAGCTTCAAGCCAAGAACTAATCCAACAATACCGGATTTTGAAGGACTTTACTGGGCATTTCAGAGGGAAGCAGTAAGGAGACAAGAAATCAAAGAGGCAACTCGTAATAAGCCATTCAAGTTAAGAACTTCCAATCTCCGtggcaggcagaggcaggctaATGAAAAGATAAAG GATTCTCAGCAACTTTCCAAGGTTTCAATGCAAAAATGTCATTCTCTCACCGgactttcttctctctcttccaacACCCTTCCAGTGCATATTACAGATGCAACTAGAAAAAGGGAATCTGCTATTAG ATACTCTCAAGATAACAAAAAGGAAGGGGACAAAGAAGGAATTTATTggctggagaaacagaaaaagaaatgtcaagcTATCCGAAAGTCAGTGAACAGCCGAGCAAAAGCCCTGGATCCACATAAAAGTCTGGAAGAAACACACAAGGAGAAGTTGAAACAGAACTG GCAAAATATGAGAGAGAGAACAAAGGAATACAGAAAGGAGCTGGAAGAAATGCAGCTGCGAGTCAAGAACAGACCATACCTCTTTGAACAGGTCACCAAG GAATGTCAGCCATGA